The Anopheles gambiae chromosome 2, idAnoGambNW_F1_1, whole genome shotgun sequence genomic sequence gcatttttcataattttaatttccattGGACAGAAAATTACACATCTCAAAAAATCATTGCTTACATTGTGCAATTAATTGAGAATTTTAATATCAAAACTCTTAGACACAATTCATTGGTACATTTAAATGTATAATTTAATATTGTGAAATAATTGGATACGCTCTTTTAAATTCAGTAAGATGTGCCAATGGGCGGTCCAattgtacagtcgtcaactcgaacgactcaataacatgtccgtcatgggttcaagcctagaatggaccgtcctccctagcaaggattgactatccggctgtgtggtaatgaattaagtcttgaaagcctgtgAAGGCcgacatgtccgcgtaggtcgttacgccaaatagaagaagaagaagaagacatgAATCTCAAGCAAATTTTGAAAagtgttaaacaaaaatctaAAAGTAAAATGTAAACCTTTGATTAATTCTGATTTTGTTTGTGCTCCAAAATGCTCTaaaatttgtaaaaacaaTCGCACTTGGATTGAAAAATGCTGGGAATGCAAAAATATCCGATTGTCTTCTTCATTCACTATTTCgatcaaacattaaaaaaatgtaattaaaacaacTGAAAACGAAGCAATAcgaatataacaaaaaataatgtatttgtttattgaaGAAATTTATTACATTAGCTTTGCGGTGTTAGTATGACGAAAATCTACTCCTTTTTTGTAGAACAGAATGAAGTATTTATCAATTTCTGGTACAAATCAAATAATAACacttttcattcttaaaacaCGCCTGAATATGTTAAACATAGCCCCACCTAGGATCGAACTGCGTCAAGGCGTCAACTTTGCATCACATTTTAGTGAACGAATCGATAAAATGATGCTCCCAACAATCGAACCATCATCCCCGTTGAGCCTTGTGCAGCGATGACAACTTTTGCCATTAACAGCTTCATCCTGCTCCATTTCAACCTGCCGGCAGCGTAAACGATAAGCGGCTCAACTCTACCCCATCATACGGTGCCTGATTGTTGCAGCTTAAACCTCGGCTTAAACACACCGCCAACATCTGCCCCGAATGTCCTCGCAAGGTCCGGGACTGAGGTAGAAACCATTGGAGCAAGTGGCAGGGTTGATAAGAACTTAATTCTATCACACACTGAAACTTTCAACTCATTACCATCTTctcagcgagcgagcgaacttTTGGTGCTGGCCCGATGGGCGAAAGCGACCAAACGATGAAGGATACATTTTAACAAACCCCAAATCCGTAATCTATCGCGGGAAGCTAAGGGAAGCCTAATTATGGGCAGGTGGGGCAGAAGGTACACAATTGTCGGGATTGCATTCACCCTTCTCCCATACAATCGCATCCGTCGGCATCCGTTACACTTCTAAACGGTGTTCCCTTTCGCGTAAGCGTTGCAAGATTGCGTTTTGGAGCCACCGATTTGCTGCACCACACTTCGGATCGAACTTGTTGCTACAGTTGTTGGTAGGGTGGCGGAGCTGTGGggcacagacacagacagacCGCCAGGTCGGTTGACAAACTGAGCAGAGTAATCGCGCTCGACCTGCCCACCTTCCTTCCCACCGTGACCTGTCCCTTTCGATCATGCGATCCGGTCCGGTCACTGGCCTGATCTGAAAGGGGGCGCAACCTTCCGACTCGGCGGGCAACTGTTTTGGGGGTaactgtgcgtgtgcgtgtgtgtctgtgggggTCCTAGAGCtggtgcgtgcgtgcgaaGTATAAAAGGCACGCACGGCAGCCCCAGACTGTATCATAAATCTCGCACAGCTCAACCACTGCACTCGTTAGGCCCTCGTCGTGCAATCAACCTGCAAAAACAACCCCAACCAGCAAAATGAAATTCTTGGTGAGTGTTTCACGTAATCGAAGTGTGGCAGTACTTCAGGATACTTCAGCGCTAGGATTCCTGTGGGATCTGTGGGCATACGCCGGTGACTGGGAAGTGGTTTGAATCAGTTTAGTGACTGTTGGGTGTGACTTTTCGTTCGTTCTAGGCTATCGCTGTGCTCGTGCTCGTCGCTTCGGTCTACGCCGATGATCAGCCGATGGAGTCGATGAAGGCGAAGCGTGGCATTCACTTCGGTCTGGGATACCATCACGCCCCGGCCGTGGTGTCGCACTCGTACGTTGCCCCCGCACCGGTGATCGCTCACTCGGCCCCGCTGGTGGCTGCCCCGGTTGCGTACCACGCCCCGATCGCCAAGACGTACGTTGCCCACGCGCCGGTTCTGCACCATGCGCCGCTCGCCGCCTACCATGCGCCGCTGTACCACAGCGCCGTCTACTCCACCCTGCACCGTCGTTAAGCGAGCAATCGCCGGACCCACCGTTTGCCTCTTAGCGTCCAACTCTAGCattatgcgtgtgtgttgcgtttagctgaaaataaacaaaaaataacaacaacaaaacaacaattcaattttgttttagtaGGAGGAAAGAATGAGAATTATCACCTTCATAGCTCTTCATCTCAACTGATAACAATTCATCAGTTTTCATCATGTAATGCATACTATTTAGGTCGACATTTGCTCCCAGCCGAAAGAAACAATTAAGGGGCTAAATTATTACAATTTCTAGTATATTATTTGCACCGTTTCGTTCGCGGTTGAGCTCTATGTATTTTGCAATACATAGAGCTTACACCAGCCGTagccaaaaaacaacacgTGCTACAATTTAATCACTTTCTATTATTAATTCCTTATCCTTTTGACCTTTTGACTTCCCCTTTTTTAGGGTAAGGAAATTGGAACTGGAAATTGCTGGAAACATTCGCAGCCGTATAGGTACAGACAAGGACACAACATGAAATGAATCATAATTTAACATTTCCAATATACTGCTTGGCAAGATGGCAAAAGGGCAATTCCATTCACCCTGCAAGATAATTTGCTGGCTTTAAACCGAATCTCACGACGGCACAATATATCCTGTGACAGTATGAGAGCATCGGGGACACATTTTTGCAGTCGGTTAACTAATCCTCTCGATCTATATGGCCGCTTTGGCAGTACAGGAGCCAGTAACAAAGCGAGTAAAACTAGATTACTTAACCTGCTGTTTGCCGTTGCGTAGATGTTAGCATCGCACAAAAGCCTCTGCATGTAAAGTGGCTAAATTGTGTTGGACGTTTAAGCTGCTTATCAGCTACATTCGCTACTTTCAATGCTAATCACATATTCAATAGGAGTTGGTATAACTACTTTTGTTCCTTCGCTACCACAACTGCCTTTGATCTTGGTGTTCAAActtgttttatttccttttctgCATTAGCATGGTGTGTACGAATTAAAGCGCGAGCGTTCGCTTTCcaatgtttgttgtgtttgaatACTATGTTAGTTAACACTTGAGTTTGCTCTTTGCAGATTGAGAAAATTGTTCAAATAACTGTAAACCTTTGATCTTGCCCCACACCCCGgctaattttttatttttatttttttaaagacttTGCCGGCTAAATATGTCACTTGCGACACCGCACAGTGAGTCTCCTGAaagcgcctgaaagtatgcaatgtgATGTTTACTGTGGTGTTCATACTAACTGCTGCAGGAGGGTcggaaaccgctcacggtcacGTGCCTTCATCTGTACAAACCTTAATTCCGGTCTTTAAGACGGACATCTTCTCCGGTTCGGTCCGGTCTTGCCACCTCAAAACCATGTCTGCCACGCCCCTTCTGTTCTAAGAGACCTTTACGAGTTGGACCGTCTAGATCCATGGTTCTAACATGACCAGTTCACAGAAGCCAGACGAACGTCATGTGCTGCACAACTGCTCGTGGTTGTAAAGGTTCAGAGGCTTATGAGACAGTGGCGGATCTAGGGTGGGGCCCTAAGCGTTAAAAGCAGTGGAGGCCCCACGGTTGGTGtcgagcgggggggggggggggggggggggttaaatccgccactgttaTGAGAGTAATGGAGCATTCAAGCAATCTCCATTGTCTGTTACTAAGGTGAAATGTTTCTTCAGGATGCAGAAATACAACTTGCCTTACGCCCAAGTACACAAACACCTTATAATCTTTTTGATTTGCCGACAAACCTCTATAATTGACAACAATGTCCTGGTTCTTCATGTTATTAATTTgaacgtttttgtttgtcggtTTTTCCTAAAAATTGCTGATACTCATAGTGAAGTAAGTAAGCATAGTGATAGGTATATACATTTTACTGAgcataattcttcttcttcttcattggcacaacaaccgttgtcggtcaaggcctgcctgtacccactagtgaagtgagtttggctttcagtgacttactaCTGATTACACATAggagaatagtcagtcctacgactgattacacatagcaggatagtcagtcctaccgTATGGGGGTATGGtttattcgggacttgaacccatgacggacatgttgttaagtcgcacgagttgacgactgtaccaccagaccggcccaactGAGCATAATAATAAGTTGAATAAGCAGTATGACTCTTGCGAGTTGAATAAGTAGTACAACTAGCATACCTTATGTTCTGTCTGGAAAGTGTCAAGCCATTACAATTGTGATGGTTTAAAGCTGCTTTTCCGTCACTGACTGTAGGGTATAATTTGTCACTTGATATTAATTGTAAAAAGTTAGTCTTGTTCATGCATGAGTCTCTGAACCAAACGTTTTGAATTGTTAAttgtttcaattaattttcaacacTGCCACGAATACTAGAGACAGGAGACCCGaaattaataacaataatgatgTATTGCCGTAGATGAAACGGATGTGCTTAACGGGAACATGTCACAACGTTGTTATCTGGAAAGGATGCTCCAGAAATTCCTAATGTATCGTTCGGAATGTGGCCAACCAAGCTCTAACAcatcttacacacacatagttaAAGTACTAATGTGTCGGTACGACCGACACACCTTGCAAACAACTTTTATTTGGTAAAATTACACAGGTAAAAAACGAAATTCTTTCCTCCCGCGGAATGCGTTCCTCCTTTCGCCGTGTCCTACTTTAAGCTCAATAACGCATACTCGTTACGGACAGTCTAAACCCACGGCGAACGTTCTCGGCGCGGTATGACACCTGGAATGACTACAATAATCCTCCCCGTCCAAAACTCCCCTTCCATCTAGCCGAGATACTTCTTCAGCCCGAGCAGCCCGAGCCCGTGATGGTGGCCGGTGTACACCTTCTGCAGCGTGATGCCACCGCCGTACACCTTGCCGTAGTAGGGCGGCAGGAACCCACCGTACCCGTACGAGGGCAGCGGAGCAATGGGCAGCGTGGGGACGGGCGCCGGTACAACCACCGGATGCGGCACGGCGACCGGATGCGGCACAGCGACGGGTTGCGGTACGGGGATGGGCTGCGGAACCGGGACGGGCTGTGGTACCGGGACGGCATGATGCACCGGGTACGGAGCGGGCACCGGTACAGGTACGGttctgaagaagaaaaaaaaagcgtttAGAATGAAGTAAGTGTTGTGTGGACGCGGTTTTACAAGTCACGTGGGTGAGAGTGTTTGGACACTTACTTGGTGACGGTGACCGGATACGGCTGCGGAACTGGAACCGGGTAGGGTCGGGGTACGTGAACAGGGACGGCTACCGGGTGCGGAACCGGGACGGGACGATCGACTGGAACGGACACGTGCACCGGGTACGGTACGGGACGATCGACCGGCACGGGCTGCGGGTAGGGTACGGGGACGGGCTGCTGCACCGTGGTCAGTATGTTGCGTGTTACCGTCGGTGCAACGGCTACGGTCGGTGGAGCGGGTGCAAACACTGGCCCGGGAGCGGGAAGTGCTGGAAGAGCTGCCGGTGCAAACGCTCCCCCAATGAACGGCCCTGCAGGCAGTCCGATCGGTCCCGCCGGAAGTCCAATTGGCCCGGCCGGTAGTCCGATCGATCCCGCCGGAATTCCGATCGGTCCGGCAAGCGTCGGTCCGATCGGGCCCGCAATCGATGGTCCTAGAATAGGACCAATGGACGCACCGAGCGGCGCGCCGATGGCAGCCGGTGCTGTTAGGGCGGCCGGTGCAGCCAGAGCTTCCAGCCCCAGCCCCAATCCATACCCGTGCCCGATCGCACGCTTCTGATGCTCGGTACCTTCCCGCTGGGCAGCACCGTGCACCCTGACAATCGCCAGAACGAACAGAACACAGCACACCTGCAAACGAGCGAACGATGAACGATTAAACTGCGACCCAAGAACGTCCTTTCTCAATGCACGAACCTTCTTCACACTGGCAAACTTCATCTCGTCTGGCTGGTCTGGCCCGGTTTCCGCGCACGGTTACTACAACACAAGTACTAAACTCCTCGAACTGTGCCACTGATCTACTGACGAAACTGTACCGGCTAAGTATTTTTATATCAAACCGCAACAAACGCCAAAGCCTGGGCAAGCCGGCCGCAACGCGGAAGCTGCGCGCGACTACGGCTCCTGTCACTAAACGGGAGCGCGGCCGTGTCATAACCGCTCCAATTAGGCGAATCTTTCACCATATGGTTCACCGCGGCGCACTGCACAGCCCTTTTCGCTGGGCTTATCGGCGTTGCCCGAAACCCATCCATCCGTCCGCCGTGCTGGTGGACATCGTGGCAtgatagcaaaaacaaaaaccgggcTCCACATACCCGCCACATATCCGCAGATGCATCGTGGACCTGCCCTATTAAGGGTTTGGCCAGGTTTGACTAGTTTGTGGCCAACCAGGGGACTAGGGTTGTGTCATATCGCCATTGCCCCTCTCCAACCAGCTTCCAGCTCCCGTATTGGGATGAATGAGCGTTAGCGATCGATGCGCG encodes the following:
- the LOC11175681 gene encoding larval/pupal cuticle protein H1C; the encoded protein is MKFLAIAVLVLVASVYADDQPMESMKAKRGIHFGLGYHHAPAVVSHSYVAPAPVIAHSAPLVAAPVAYHAPIAKTYVAHAPVLHHAPLAAYHAPLYHSAVYSTLHRR
- the LOC133391796 gene encoding tetra-peptide repeat homeobox protein 1-like encodes the protein MKFASVKKVCCVLFVLAIVRVHGAAQREGTEHQKRAIGHGYGLGLGLEALAAPAALTAPAAIGAPLGASIGPILGPSIAGPIGPTLAGPIGIPAGSIGLPAGPIGLPAGPIGLPAGPFIGGAFAPAALPALPAPGPVFAPAPPTVAVAPTVTRNILTTVQQPVPVPYPQPVPVDRPVPYPVHVSVPVDRPVPVPHPVAVPVHVPRPYPVPVPQPYPVTVTKTVPVPVPAPYPVHHAVPVPQPVPVPQPIPVPQPVAVPHPVAVPHPVVVPAPVPTLPIAPLPSYGYGGFLPPYYGKVYGGGITLQKVYTGHHHGLGLLGLKKYLG